One region of Populus trichocarpa isolate Nisqually-1 chromosome 4, P.trichocarpa_v4.1, whole genome shotgun sequence genomic DNA includes:
- the LOC7461236 gene encoding LOW QUALITY PROTEIN: protein CHROMATIN REMODELING 35-like (The sequence of the model RefSeq protein was modified relative to this genomic sequence to represent the inferred CDS: inserted 1 base in 1 codon), with protein sequence MEGTLNILPLKRAGSNESHVKGNKRMKDTKEKVTDYAKPFAIRGLLERLDSGRYGSVTDDIRSLFYRRAQLIHPCLAMHPTLSNEPRGRGMSFGEGKCNVTDLDDDEIEGGGDSVGNVVVGRTPVVVIDSDDDESNENRMVGHFQGIVLPKPEGQFSTDVMVSDNVGRRIQGEVASLTGEPDSKKDKGVYVGVEDDEVDTEIKDDGLQVSDNVGRRIQGEVASRTGEPDSKKDKGVYVGVEDDEVDTEIKDDGLQVSDNVGRRIQGEAASLAGEPDSKKDNGVYVGVEDDEVDTEIKYDGLGDIWKEMSFALECSKDVVENSPSDENMEEDEDYCDHSFVLKDDIGYVCRICGVIERAIYTIIEIQFNKVKRNTRTYISESRNAKDRDSNGTVGADLFEEDLMVTDIPAHPRHMKQMKPHQVEGFNFLRNNLVADNPGGCXLAHAPGSGKTFMIISFMQSFLAKYPHAKPLVVLPKGILPTWKREFQIWQIEDIPLYDFYSVKADSRRQQLEVLNQWVEQKSILFLGYKQFSSIVCDDGKNQVSVTCQEILLRRPSILILDEGHTPRNENTDVLQSLAKVQTPRKVVLSGTLYQNHAKEVFNVLNLVRPKFLRMDTSRAIVKRILSKVNIPGARKQFKAGAGAAFYDLVEQTIQKDQDFKRKVTVIRDLREMTSKVLHYYKGDFLDELPGLVDFTLMLNLSSRQKHEVKKLKKLAMKFKRSSVGSAVYLHPKLNSFSENSAITDDMMDDLLETVDVRDGVKAKFFLNILSLCESAGEKLLVFSQYLTPLKFLERLVIKVKGWILGKEIFVISGESSSDHREWSMERFNNSTDAKVFFGSIKACGEGISLVGASRIIILDVHLNPSVTCQAIGRAFRPGQTKKVYAYRLVAADSPEEEDHTTCFRKEAIAKMWFEWNEYCGYQDFEVGTVELDDSGDRFLESLLVREDVRVLYKR encoded by the exons ATGGAAGGTACACTGAACATTTTGCCTCTAAAACGCGCAGGTTCAAATG AGTCGCATGTAAAGGGAAATAAAAGGATGAAAGATACGAAGGAAAAAGTAACTGATTACGCCAAGCCATTTGCAATTCGTGGTTTACTGGAGCGGTTAGATAGTGGGAGATATGGAAGTGTTACGGACGATATCCGATCACTTTTTTACCGGAGAGCTCAATTGATACATCCGTGTTTGGCTATGCATCCTACGCTGTCGAATGAGCCACGTGGTCGAGGGATGAGTTTCGGTGAGGGAAAGTGTAATGTGACTGATTTGGATGATGATGAGATTGAGGGTGGTGGTGATTCTGTTGGAAATGTTGTTGTGGGGAGAACGCCGGTTGTGGTTATTGACTCGGACGATGATGAGAGTAATGAGAATAGGATGGTTGGGCATTTTCAGGGGATTGTTTTGCCTAAGCCTGAGGGGCAATTTTCCACTGACGTTATG GTTAGTGACAATGTTGGTAGAAGAATTCAAGGAGAAGTAGCGAGCCTTACTGGTGAACCTGACTCCAAGAAAGATAAAGGTGTTTATGTTGGTGTAGAGGACGATGAAGTTGACACGGAGATCAAAGATGATGGTCTTCAGGTTAGTGACAATGTTGGTAGAAGAATTCAAGGAGAAGTAGCGAGCCGTACTGGTGAACCTGACTCCAAGAAAGATAAAGGTGTTTATGTTGGTGTAGAGGACGATGAAGTTGACACGGAGATCAAAGATGATGGTCTTCAGGTTAGTGACAATGTTGGTAGAAGAATTCAAGGAGAAGCAGCGAGCCTTGCTGGTGAACCTGACTCCAAGAAAGATAACGGTGTTTATGTTGGTGTAGAGGACGATGAAGTTGACACGGAGATCAAATATGATGGTCTAGGAGATATCTGGAAAGAAATGTCATTTGCATTGGAATGTTccaag GATGTTGTTGAAAATTCTCCATCTGATGAAAACatggaagaagatgaagattatTGTGATCACTCTTTTGTCTTGAAGGATGATATTGGTTATGTTTGTCGCATATGTGGGGTTATTGAGAGAGCAATTTATACTATAATTGAAATCCAGTTTAATAAG GTCAAAAGGAATACAAGGACTTACATCTCTGAATCCCGGAATGCCAAGGACAGAGATTCAAATGGGACGGTTGGAGCTGACTTGTTTGAAGAAGATTTGATGGTAACTGACATCCCTGCTCATCCAAGGCACATGAAGCAAATGAAACCTCATCAAGTGGAGGGTTTCAATTTTCTTCGCAATAATTTGGTGGCAGATAATCCAGGGGGGT ACCTGGCTCATGCTCCGGGATCCGGTAAGACATTTATGATAATCAGTTTTATGCAAAGTTTCCTAGCCAAATATCCACATGCAAAACCGCTAGTGGTGCTTCCAAAAGGAATATTACCTACATGGAAAAGGGAGTTTCAGATATGGCAAATCGAGGATATTCCACTGTATGATTTCTACTCTGTTAAAGCAGATAGTAGGCGGCAACAATTGGAGGTCTTGAACCAGTGGGTGGAGCAGAAGAGTATACTTTTCTTAGGGTACAAACAGTTCTCCTCTATTGTATGTGATGATGGGAAGAACCAAGTGTCAGTTACTTGCCAGGAGATATTGCTAAGAAgaccttcaattctaattttggATGAAGGCCATACTCCGAGGAATGAGAATACAGACGTGTTACAATCTCTAGCCAAAGTGCAGACACCTCGTAAAGTTGTGCTGTCTGGAACCCTCTACCAAAATCATGCCAAGGAGGTGTTCAATGTATTGAATCTAGTTCGTCCGAAGTTCTTGAGGATGGATACCTCCCGAGCTATTGTCAAGCGCATCTTGAGTAAAGTAAACATTCCAGGTGCAAGGAAGCAATTCAAAGCAGGTGCAGGTGCAGCTTTCTATGACTTGGTAGAGCAAACCATACAGAAAGACCAAGATTTCAAAAGGAAGGTGACTGTTATACGAGATCTGCGTGAGATGACTAGCAAGGTTCTTCATTATTATAAAGGAGATTTCTTGGATGAGCTTCCAGGGCTAGTTGATTTCACTTTGATGCTGAACCTCAGTTCCAGACAGAAGCACGAGGTGAAAAAGTTGAAGAAGTTGGCAATGAAGTTCAAGAGAAGTTCTGTTGGGAGTGCTGTTTATCTACACCCAAAGTTGAACTCCTTCTCCGAGAACTCTGCCATAACTGATGATATGATGGATGACTTGCTAGAGACAGTAGATGTGAGAGATGGAGTCAAGGCGAAATTCTTTCTCAATATATTAAGCTTATGCGAGTCAGCTGGGGAGAAGCTCCTGGTTTTCAGCCAGTACCTCACACCGTTGAAGTTTTTAGAAAGACTTGTGATAAAAGTAAAGGGCTGGATTTTAGGAAAAGAAATCTTTGTGATCTCTGGCGAGTCAAGTTCTGATCATCGGGAGTGGTCCATGGAGCGTTTCAACAACTCCACGGATGCTAAAGTATTCTTTGGGTCCATTAAGGCATGTGGAGAAGGGATATCACTGGTGGGAGCATCTCGGATAATTATCCTAGATGTTCACCTTAATCCTTCAGTAACTTGCCAGGCGATAGGACGTGCATTCCGACCTGGGCAAACAAAGAAAGTGTATGCATATAGGTTGGTCGCTGCTGATTCACCTGAAGAGGAAGATCATACCACTTGCTTCAGGAAGGAAGCAATCGCAAAAATGTGGTTTGAATGGAATGAATACTGTGGTTACCAGGATTTTGAGGTGGGGACTGTTGAGTTGGATGACAGTGGAGATCGCTTCTTGGAAAGTCTGCTGGTGAGGGAAGATGTAAGGGTTTTGTATAAAAG GTAG